The bacterium nucleotide sequence TCTTGCTTCACGAATCAGAAGGGAAGCTCGTGCTGACCCCTGGATATGACGGCGAGATCTCCGTCTATGCGCTTAAAACATGGGAAGAGATCGAAGCCAGCGAATTAACGACGCTATCCATGGACAAAGCACAGGCGCGCCGGTACCGCCGTCATTTCACGTTCGGGATCAAGGAAGACCATCTTGATGCGCAGGGCCGGATCTTGTTGCCGGATTTCTTGCTGGAACACTCAGGGATAACCAAGGACGTGATCGTAGTCGGCGAGATCAATTATTTCACGCTGTGGTCACCGGAGAAATACGAGGTTTACAAGAAGAGCGTTGATATGCACTATCAGGATGATGCAGAAACCATCGAAGATTTAAGGAGGCATAATGAAGGTCCAAACCATCGAAGCAATAAAGAATAAGAAGGTCTCGTTC carries:
- a CDS encoding division/cell wall cluster transcriptional repressor MraZ; translation: MGNIRFRGFFQHAVDDRKRLAIPSQFRNVLLHESEGKLVLTPGYDGEISVYALKTWEEIEASELTTLSMDKAQARRYRRHFTFGIKEDHLDAQGRILLPDFLLEHSGITKDVIVVGEINYFTLWSPEKYEVYKKSVDMHYQDDAETIEDLRRHNEGPNHRSNKE